Part of the Bacteroidales bacterium genome is shown below.
ATGCGGTACTATGCGCTGAATATGTGGCGGATCGGCAACCCGTACCGTTTTACCGCCATTGGTTCAGCGATGGCCTTCCCGGTGTGGGCCTACCGGGCCATCGGAGGCCTTACGCCACACAAGAGCGGGGAGGACTTCTATTTCCTGCAGAAACTGGCCAAATACGGCAGGATCCTGCACTGGAACAGCGAACGTGTCTATCCCGCCGCCCGCTTTTCCGACCGCGTCTTCTTCGGCACCGGTCCGGCCATGATCAAAGGCAGGGAAGGGGACTGGAGCAGCTATCCCCTCTACCCTCACCGGCTCTTTGATGACATCAGGGACACCTATGACCTTTTTCCGCTTCTCTATGAAACGGACACGGAAACGCCCATGACGGGGTTTCTTGAGGCAATCTTCAAGACCACCAGCCTCTGGCAGCCACTGAGGAAAAATTACCGGACCCGGGAACAATTTGTCAGGGCGTGCATCCATCGGGTGGATGGGCTGAGGATACTGCAATACCTGAAGATGAAACATAAAGAAAGCGGTCAGGCCGATGAGGAAAATCTGAGGGAGTTCTTTAAGATCAAACCTCAAAGAGCAAAGAGTAAAGATCAAAAGTTAAAGCTGGAGTCGCTTGATTTTACGTTATCGCCCATTCATGAGCTGGATGCGGTGAGGAATGTGCTGGCAGAGGCGGAAGAAGCGAGGAGATGTAACGATGTAGGCGATGTAGCGAAGTAGCGATATTCGAGAAAAAAAGGTTCCTGCTTTCGCAGGGATGACGGTTCCTGCTTTCGCAGGGATGACGGTTCCTGCTTTCGCAGGGATGACCTTTGCAATCTGGGAAAATGGTGGGGGCTTAAAAATGCTTGCATTTTTAAGCCCCCACCATTTATTGCCCCGGATCTTTGTCATCCTCGCGTAAGCGAGGATCTGAAGGCTCATCAATCACTACACTTTGTGTTACTTCGCTCAATATTTCAGGATCTCGTTCAGCCCTTTTATCACAATATCCAGCTGTTCCACGGTGATCACTCCCATTTTCCGCATCAGTCGCTCCCAGGTGATGGTCATGACCTGGAAGGTAATGATTTCGGAGTCCTGCTGAAGTCCATTGATTTCATCCCTTGTAAGCACCAGGCAACCCGCATAGTTCTTAATGACAGAGCTCAACGGGCAGGCAATGCAGATACCGAGATGATCATTCATGGCATTCCCGCTGATGATGACGACCGGCCGGGTTCCCTTTTGTTCACTTCCTTTCACCGGATTCAGGTCCGAGATCCATATTTCCCTCTGTTTCATTCCTCCTCCTCCAGTATCTTCAGGTAATCATCAAGTCCTTCTTCCGCCATTGTAATCATTTCAGGATCACCGGCCGCTTTTTTAAATGAGTACGTATATTCCGCTTTTTTAAGCCTACCGAAATAGGCATTCAATGCCTGTTCCAGGATATGATTCTTGGGTACGTTGAACTTCTGCGCATAATGATCCAGCAGCCCGATAAGATCGGAAGGAAGGGAGCTCGTAAACGTGATTGGTTTCATAGCAATATTTTTTGCAAATATAATTCATATTTATTATTAATACATAAAAATTACCATATTTAAATTGGGAAGGATCCAGAAAAATTTGAAACGTTATGCATTCTTAGAAGTTTATTTTAAGTTAATTAATGATTATTTTTGTAATACCAATATGATCTATTCGACGCTATGAAACCAGACCAACCTAATGACACCTTGACCTATAAGATCTTGCTTCGCAAGGAACCTGAGGGGAGCTATACGGTTTCTGTTCCTGCCCTTCCCGGGTGCATTACTTATGGTGAAACCATTGATGAAGCCATTGAAATGGCGCGTGAGGCCATCACACTGTACGTTTCAGACCTGAAGGAAAAATCTGCATCGAAAAATATAGCGATGTAGACGATGTAGCGATGTAGCGATATTCGAAGGGCACTTCGTTACATTCCTTCGCTACATCGTTACATTGTTACTTCGCTACATCGCCTATATTTTCCCCCCTTTTCATGGGTACGTTTTTTACCCATTCCGTATTAATTGTAAAAAACGACATGCGAAAGGAATTGGAAAAGAGATTGGTCCTATATGCAATCTCAATTGCTAAAATTTGCGCAGATTTAAAGCCCTGCTATTTGAGTACGCATTTGTCTGGTCAGATATTGAGATCTTCCAGCAGTGCCGCATTGAATTATGGCGAAGCACAAGCCGCAGAATCAAAACGGGATTTTATACACAAAATTAGCCTTGTTCTCAAAGAGTTGCGCGAAACAGATATTAATCTACAGCTTTTAGATGGGACTGATTTGATAGGTGATTACACAAAACTGCCCGGAGTTTTGGATGAGAGTCGCCAATTGATTTCTATATTTTACCGAATGGTGCAGACAGCGAAGAGATGTAACGATGTAGAAGATGTAACGATATAGCGATATTCGAAGTCCTTCGTTACATCGCTACCTCGCTACATCGTCTACTTCGTTACATCTTTGACTTCGTTACATCGTTACCTCGCTACATCGTCTACTTCGCCACATTTTTTACCTTTGCG
Proteins encoded:
- a CDS encoding type II toxin-antitoxin system HicB family antitoxin, with product MKPDQPNDTLTYKILLRKEPEGSYTVSVPALPGCITYGETIDEAIEMAREAITLYVSDLKEKSASKNIAM
- a CDS encoding four helix bundle protein, which gives rise to MRKELEKRLVLYAISIAKICADLKPCYLSTHLSGQILRSSSSAALNYGEAQAAESKRDFIHKISLVLKELRETDINLQLLDGTDLIGDYTKLPGVLDESRQLISIFYRMVQTAKRCNDVEDVTI
- a CDS encoding type II toxin-antitoxin system PemK/MazF family toxin, producing MKQREIWISDLNPVKGSEQKGTRPVVIISGNAMNDHLGICIACPLSSVIKNYAGCLVLTRDEINGLQQDSEIITFQVMTITWERLMRKMGVITVEQLDIVIKGLNEILKY